Part of the Aquarana catesbeiana isolate 2022-GZ linkage group LG06, ASM4218655v1, whole genome shotgun sequence genome is shown below.
ACCTATCACCACTATCATAGATCATTtatgcgtgattttcatctacccttgtgagtagtaggaTAATGtagaaggataatgcacaaggctggtgcgccctttcttttctgttttttgccccctttttatttacctgaacccgatcattccagcgaTGGGGAGGAGCACTGCAGCTCCAGCCGCTGCCTTGGGTCCTCATtcaatagattgatagcagagggagccatatggctgtcaatcaaatttagTGACGCGGGAgtcgggggccgagtcctgctgtctgtgtcaatggacacagcagcaggactcgggagcgcgcccgcacaagtgAAATGTGTCTCTCCGTGGGGCAGTCCATGTGGGGAGGAGTCAGGAGCatcgctgggggaccccagaagtgaaggatagggccgctctgtgcaaaacccttaacTGTACAAAATAAAACAAGACTGGTAAGTTGCATGCTTTCAAAGGCTCAATATTATTACAAATGTAATTTACTTCACAATTGCAGAATCCATTTGAGTCCACCTTTCCATGAACAGCATTTTTAGTACTGAATGGTGTACTTTAtagcccccaaaatgtgttggattTTTATCTTGGATTTTTATGATAATACATATTTTTAGACTCTAAAACCTTTGATGTAATGCCTCTGTTCTTCTACACCACCACAACTGTTGTAGAGGAAGAGGAGcttgaaatgttaaatgctttctTCAAGCTGCGAAGTGCTTGCTCTTTGGTTATTCGCTTCCAGAACACCGGAATCTCAGCTGGTTTTGCCTCATACAGTTCTGCAAAGTTTTCATTAAACTGCACAAAGACATACTTCCAGTAATCTGAGCTCTCAATACTGGCATCTGGCTGAATATTCCAGTTTGGATATATTTTACTATAATTTTTGTATGGACACAATTCCCATTCTGTGTCTTCATTTCTAAATGTACAGTTAGCTACAACATGAGTGGAACAGATGCCAACAATGAGGCTCTTATTAGCATCCCATTTGAAGCTCCCCAGCCCTAGTGATCTGTGCATAGATGCTTCATGTATCTTATGGTCTTCACCTCCGAGCACACAGGGGACTTTGCAAAAGGGACACTGCATTCTACAACCAACCACCTTCCTGAACAATTCATCCTGAGGTCTCACAGTCACTGTGTGAAGTAAAGAACTCAGAGACATAGATTTAAGTTCTGATTGGATTTGTCGTTGTGTCTCCTTGAGGTAGTGTTCAATTTCAGATGAGAACTCCTCAACATTCCCTGTGTGGTGAAAAGTGATGACTTTCATCTCTTCCTGTGAAATCACTAAGTCTTTTTTTAAGAGTTCACAGAAATTCTTCAAAAAACTTGACACTGTTTGACTTTTtcggcatttttcatttttaaggaCCACTTTTATTTTCTTGTTAATAGATGACAGAATATGTCCTTGCAAGATTTCTAAAGCTGGTGAGTTGCAGTATTTGCTCATGATGTGAGTTAGGATCCATTTGTTTACAAAACTTTCATAAGAATTTATGTATTTATCATAATTTTGGAATGACATTTCTTCTAGTAGCTCCTCCAAAAGAGTATACTGAAAAAAACTTCTGCTAGTAAATGTGACCGTTTCTGGATCACCTAAGATCTCATCCACTATTTGTTGTCCAAGATGTTTGAAAAGATAATCCTTTACTGCTGGTTTCAAGCACAGCTCACAAAACTGATTAGCTCTGCTCAAATTTTGATCTTTCTTATGAAACATACTGAGAAATGTGGACAAGTACTGAACTTTTAGTTTTTCAAGACATAGTTTAGGGTCGTTCTCTTGGATAAACTTGTCATGTAGCTTCTGGAAGGCTTGAGATGCTTTTCCAAAAATGAAAAGTTTGACATCCAGCTCAAACTCTGAAGTAAAGTGAAGCTTTTTTACATCTTTACTGTTTAACTTTTTATTGATCTTGCATAGTAGCTCTTTAGAGTGCATTTCATTGTAATCCTTGGAGGAAGAAATCTTCTCTTTTACATACTCCTCACTCATTTTAATGATGGAATCTGCTAGAACGTCAATCTTGCCTAAAAGCTCTTGCTGATCAAATATTGATTTTTGTGGAAATGAGGTATATGCACAATCAACATACCGTATATCCATTGTAAGACTTTTCTTTGCATTTTGAATTAAACTTTTAACCTTGATTAATGCTTCGTTTATATGAGGTCCTTTACTGCTCATGTCATTTTTGAGAAGGAGAAGAATAGAATCACCCACATTACATCTCTTAAGTTCTTCAAACTGCAAATCTGATAACGTCTTCTGCCACACCAAATTAAATTCCTGTTGTCTTTCTTGTTCACTTACTTCATGATTATTCTGTCTATATTTTTGCAGaagatttgttattttttcttCAATCGATGCCTGAGATTTTTTTTGAATGTCCTGGATCTTAATTTTCGCTTTCTGAATGCATACAGCCTCATGGCACTTGCTAAGAGCATTTATTTCAAGTCTTTTTCTCAGGCTCTGTATACTTATTTTGAAGTCTTCTTTGTGTCTTTCGATGAGATTAGCATTTTCAgaattttcaaaatatttttctaGTGATGCAATCATTTTGTTTTCTTCCTCCAGAAGAATTCTCTGCAGATCTTCTGTGTTACTTTCACATTTATCTTCAGACTGATTTCTTATGTTATTTTCTTCACTGATCATCCAGCTGTGAATTGTTTTACAGAAATCCCATTCCCACGAGGAATACTGTACAGATAATTTATTGTAGGCTTTGGCCACCATGCTGTTCCTAAAACTGAAGATGAATTTCTCATGTTTGACCGATCTCCATAAACTTTCTATCCATGTAATAAAATCAGAGATGTTCAAAGGATTGTTTTTTGATTTCTGAGCATCCATACATTGAAATAAGTACATTTTAAGCTCATGTACATTTGAGCTATAGCCAAGATTTACTGGAGCCATTGGTGGGTCTCCCTGCCACAGGCCAGGAATGTACCAGTTGTCTTTATTTAGATCATACTTCATCACATCATTGAAATTTGATATCCCATATTTTTTCTCCATTTTAGCAGCTACctttgtcatttcatttagattttcTAGTAATAACTTTCTGTGTCTCATGTTCTGATCATTAGCAGATACATCACTGACATTCTGGTGTACGAACTGGCAGTTTGGTTTCATTCCTATTTCTTTCATTCTAAGAAAAGCATGGACCACGATCTGTAAAACATCCTTCATTTCTGCTGTGTTTTCCATGGCCATATTGACTATGGTGATATCACTCAACCCCACCACAAATGTGGccagttcattgtcatgttcatagCTGCCCTCCAAAGAGGTCAACTCTGGAGCTTTCAGCCCTTCCGTATCGATCACCAGGATGAACTGACAGCCCAGCTTTTCCTGAAAGTCCTCTTTCACATTAAGAAGAGTCATGAAGGCTCCTCGTGTGCATCTTCCACTAGCCACCGGGAACTGCAAACCAAACATGGTGTTGAGGAGGGTGGATTTTCCTGTACTTTGCACTCCCAGTACAGTTATCACTCTCAGTCTGCATTGCCCCCCTGTTCTCTTGTTCAGCTCAGTAAGGACATCCGTTATCCATTGTAGGGGAATGTTGGCGGCATCTCCATCAATCAGCTCTAATGGAAACCCATCCAACAGAAGATCAGCAGCTATTCTTGGAAGGtcaataatttttttcttgttttggtcAATTACTCTATGTTTTGCTATAGAGCATTCAGCTTCATAAAACTGGCCCATTTCACGTAGAAAGTGTTCCACTCCTAAACAGCTGTCAGAGATTTTCTGATCTAAGTCCCTGAGTTCTTTTTTGTTTTGGGCCAGATTGTTATATTTCTTCTTGTAGTTTTCTTGTAGCTTGGATAAATTGTCTCTAGCTATTGCATCAAGGTTAAATTTCATCCATTTTAGAAAATATTGTCTCCCTTTATGTGGCAAATCAGTTAAAGCTTGGGTAAAAAGCTCTATACCCTTGGGAAATGTATGTTCAGATTGTATTGCATGAAGGGCACTGCGCTTTAGTAGGAGATGACATTGATGCGTTTCTGCATCTTTCTCTCCTTGGTTTTTCATTCTACAAAGTTCTTTATCTATTTCAGACAACTGTTTCCAAAGATGTCCTTGTAATTTCATAGTTGTCATTTTATACTGTGCCACATCTTTTATTTCTCTAGTGATTTTATCTGCATAGTTTCTTCCTTTCTGGCATTCAGCAGTGCTTTCATCTGTCACAAAAGGATGCCCACTGAAATATCTTGGTAAATCTTTCAGTGTAATAGATTTGGAGGTGCTCTCtagaatttgtttaattttttcttgGATTTTGTTAGTTACCATAACATCCTTTTCTGTCCTTTTCTTCAGTATAACATTTGCTTTTTCAATTCTTAATACTGGAAGAAGGTCCCCTagaagtttttgtgtttttttctcaaTATGTTTTCCTGAATTCGGAGTAAAAACAATGTAAAACTTGGTGTCACTCTGACTGCATTTGGATAACAGCTGGAATTCTCTCTCATCGATTGTTT
Proteins encoded:
- the LOC141148286 gene encoding up-regulator of cell proliferation-like, with translation MKSCLDSKLTLKAILDIGQQIPKNNKPQKIEDLPWCTLRKIMALDSTARNTLFETDLSGLDKDEDDLFDIDKYEDTQNASSIHPLDILCVLLHCSDHFLQQEIVNKMAMCQFSVPLLLPPAGNGSPFIFMLWSMRDIVKKWRPQCLADSKGFREENVVNISMPVISFVRLGKTKLSKSKILNQVLNPVQQHHNFFIHDNVDGGNIERKISEGLVEMSWYFPSGKSDVFPEPCAVTNLRGDLESNWDQFTFLAEVSSAMFIFIETIDEREFQLLSKCSQSDTKFYIVFTPNSGKHIEKKTQKLLGDLLPVLRIEKANVILKKRTEKDVMVTNKIQEKIKQILESTSKSITLKDLPRYFSGHPFVTDESTAECQKGRNYADKITREIKDVAQYKMTTMKLQGHLWKQLSEIDKELCRMKNQGEKDAETHQCHLLLKRSALHAIQSEHTFPKGIELFTQALTDLPHKGRQYFLKWMKFNLDAIARDNLSKLQENYKKKYNNLAQNKKELRDLDQKISDSCLGVEHFLREMGQFYEAECSIAKHRVIDQNKKKIIDLPRIAADLLLDGFPLELIDGDAANIPLQWITDVLTELNKRTGGQCRLRVITVLGVQSTGKSTLLNTMFGLQFPVASGRCTRGAFMTLLNVKEDFQEKLGCQFILVIDTEGLKAPELTSLEGSYEHDNELATFVVGLSDITIVNMAMENTAEMKDVLQIVVHAFLRMKEIGMKPNCQFVHQNVSDVSANDQNMRHRKLLLENLNEMTKVAAKMEKKYGISNFNDVMKYDLNKDNWYIPGLWQGDPPMAPVNLGYSSNVHELKMYLFQCMDAQKSKNNPLNISDFITWIESLWRSVKHEKFIFSFRNSMVAKAYNKLSVQYSSWEWDFCKTIHSWMISEENNIRNQSEDKCESNTEDLQRILLEEENKMIASLEKYFENSENANLIERHKEDFKISIQSLRKRLEINALSKCHEAVCIQKAKIKIQDIQKKSQASIEEKITNLLQKYRQNNHEVSEQERQQEFNLVWQKTLSDLQFEELKRCNVGDSILLLLKNDMSSKGPHINEALIKVKSLIQNAKKSLTMDIRYVDCAYTSFPQKSIFDQQELLGKIDVLADSIIKMSEEYVKEKISSSKDYNEMHSKELLCKINKKLNSKDVKKLHFTSEFELDVKLFIFGKASQAFQKLHDKFIQENDPKLCLEKLKVQYLSTFLSMFHKKDQNLSRANQFCELCLKPAVKDYLFKHLGQQIVDEILGDPETVTFTSRSFFQYTLLEELLEEMSFQNYDKYINSYESFVNKWILTHIMSKYCNSPALEILQGHILSSINKKIKVVLKNEKCRKSQTVSSFLKNFCELLKKDLVISQEEMKVITFHHTGNVEEFSSEIEHYLKETQRQIQSELKSMSLSSLLHTVTVRPQDELFRKVVGCRMQCPFCKVPCVLGGEDHKIHEASMHRSLGLGSFKWDANKSLIVGICSTHVVANCTFRNEDTEWELCPYKNYSKIYPNWNIQPDASIESSDYWKYVFVQFNENFAELYEAKPAEIPVFWKRITKEQALRSLKKAFNISSSSSSTTVVVV